One window of the Planctomycetia bacterium genome contains the following:
- a CDS encoding ankyrin repeat domain-containing protein, producing MNRQLVQDFVIYAHSDLAMVRKLLETESALLNAAMDWGAGDWETGLGGASHMGRRDIVEFLLEKGARPDLFCSAMLGQLEVVKALLTMQPRLIDAKGPHGFSLHFHAQAGGKQAEPVLEYLQTIKKIELKPIPFKTAPAKK from the coding sequence TTGAACCGTCAACTGGTTCAGGACTTTGTCATCTATGCACACTCCGATTTGGCTATGGTCAGGAAACTTCTCGAAACGGAATCTGCACTTCTGAATGCTGCCATGGACTGGGGTGCTGGTGACTGGGAGACTGGGTTGGGTGGTGCATCACATATGGGTAGACGGGATATTGTTGAATTTCTACTGGAGAAGGGGGCGAGACCAGATCTCTTCTGTTCAGCCATGCTGGGGCAACTCGAAGTTGTCAAAGCGTTGTTGACCATGCAACCCCGCTTGATTGATGCCAAAGGCCCGCATGGCTTTTCGTTGCATTTTCACGCTCAGGCAGGAGGCAAGCAGGCTGAACCTGTCCTCGAGTATCTGCAAACCATCAAGAAAATTGAATTGAAGCCCATACCGTTCAAAACTGCGCCAGCCAAGAAATAG
- the elbB gene encoding isoprenoid biosynthesis glyoxalase ElbB, with product MLRVAVILSGAGVYDGSEIYETVLTLIALDKVGVQVQCLAPDKNFKPINHVSKTPEHAERNVMIEAARIVRGNISDLAKADPHEFDAVILPGGYGAAKNLCDYATRNANCEVDPALRKFLIAINRAGKPIGAICIAPVILAKVLGMNGSPRLTIGTDPETANHLEAMGAEHISCPVDDVVIDADQKIVTTPAYMLAHRIGEAALGINKLVYEVLKLAQANTPRRSS from the coding sequence ATGTTGCGCGTGGCAGTCATTCTCAGTGGAGCAGGGGTATACGATGGTAGCGAAATTTACGAAACAGTTCTGACTTTGATTGCCCTCGATAAGGTTGGAGTCCAGGTACAATGCCTTGCTCCTGACAAAAATTTTAAGCCAATAAACCACGTAAGCAAAACACCTGAGCATGCAGAACGCAATGTCATGATTGAAGCGGCCCGAATCGTGCGTGGCAATATCAGTGACTTGGCAAAGGCAGATCCACACGAATTCGATGCCGTCATTCTCCCTGGAGGCTACGGCGCGGCCAAGAATCTTTGTGATTACGCAACCAGGAATGCCAATTGTGAAGTAGATCCGGCTCTTCGTAAATTCCTCATCGCTATCAACCGGGCCGGCAAGCCCATTGGTGCAATCTGCATCGCTCCGGTGATACTTGCCAAAGTACTCGGTATGAACGGCTCACCACGACTCACCATCGGAACTGATCCAGAAACCGCTAATCACCTTGAAGCCATGGGAGCCGAGCACATCAGTTGCCCTGTGGATGATGTTGTGATTGATGCTGATCAGAAGATAGTAACAACACCAGCTTATATGTTGGCACACCGCATTGGTGAAGCAGCCCTGGGCATTAACAAGCTGGTTTACGAAGTACTCAAATTGGCGCAGGCCAATACCCCGCGCAGATCATCATAA
- a CDS encoding phosphatidylserine decarboxylase family protein: MKPEQQSYPGFGQESPIHSIQPGGGWGMSVELLWGKFRRWILKRFCRMYVTEQAASRQGDCSTCPGRAQGCTGEVIDCRDLKYFNTVCGYSFPDQQHHRFAWREKLFFARWGLAELIMFTLGCMLASCAVGLLAYAETPYWLTITLSVLIFLFWLEIIWFFRDPPRKIPENNFAVVSPADGTIVEISEVDAEGFPEGKAFRIGIFLSVFNVHINRSPVTGTVTKLRYFPGRFLNAMKTVSARVNEQLWIDMQHDQLNFPLRVTQISGALARRIVCDLKTGQKVIKGQKFGMIKLGSRTELYLPHNLDIDLQVKIGDKVRGGSSVLLHIKN; the protein is encoded by the coding sequence ATGAAACCGGAACAGCAATCATACCCTGGTTTTGGCCAGGAATCGCCTATTCATAGTATTCAACCCGGCGGTGGTTGGGGTATGTCAGTTGAACTGTTATGGGGCAAGTTTCGTCGCTGGATATTGAAACGTTTCTGCAGAATGTATGTAACTGAGCAAGCTGCTTCCAGACAAGGTGATTGCAGCACTTGTCCAGGCCGTGCACAGGGCTGTACCGGAGAAGTTATCGATTGCCGTGATCTCAAGTACTTCAATACCGTTTGCGGTTACTCATTTCCAGATCAGCAGCATCATCGTTTTGCCTGGCGTGAGAAACTGTTCTTCGCCAGATGGGGCTTGGCAGAACTTATTATGTTCACGCTGGGATGCATGCTGGCATCCTGTGCAGTGGGTTTGTTGGCATATGCTGAAACACCGTATTGGCTAACCATCACCTTGTCTGTGCTTATATTCCTCTTTTGGCTTGAGATCATCTGGTTCTTCCGTGACCCTCCGCGAAAGATCCCAGAGAATAATTTCGCTGTTGTTAGTCCAGCAGACGGCACCATCGTGGAAATTTCTGAAGTAGATGCTGAGGGCTTTCCTGAGGGTAAGGCATTCCGAATCGGTATTTTTCTTTCGGTATTTAACGTTCACATCAACCGTTCTCCGGTTACCGGAACCGTTACGAAGTTGCGGTATTTTCCTGGTCGCTTTCTCAATGCCATGAAGACTGTCTCCGCTCGTGTGAACGAGCAGTTATGGATCGATATGCAGCATGATCAACTGAACTTTCCGTTACGGGTGACTCAAATATCCGGTGCACTGGCCAGGCGGATTGTCTGCGATTTGAAAACAGGGCAGAAAGTAATTAAGGGCCAGAAGTTTGGCATGATCAAACTCGGATCGAGAACGGAATTGTATCTGCCACATAACCTGGATATTGATCTGCAGGTAAAAATCGGAGACAAGGTACGAGGTGGAAGTAGCGTATTGCTGCACATCAAAAACTAA
- a CDS encoding response regulator — protein sequence MPVNAYPPGTKTVLVVDDDHDILFAIRAAVESRGYRVITASDGNAGLNVAERERPDMVIVDMMMPKKSGFLVLERLKAKGRDWTPKMIMITANEGGRHRAYAEMLGVDEYLRKPFSMDKLLDSVKKHCPLETVDTTPAPTESESP from the coding sequence ATGCCTGTGAATGCCTACCCACCCGGAACCAAGACTGTTTTGGTAGTCGATGACGACCACGATATTCTTTTTGCAATACGTGCTGCCGTGGAAAGTCGTGGCTACCGTGTAATTACCGCAAGTGATGGTAATGCTGGCCTGAATGTCGCGGAACGTGAACGCCCGGATATGGTCATTGTCGACATGATGATGCCCAAAAAGAGCGGCTTCCTTGTGCTGGAAAGACTCAAGGCAAAAGGCCGGGACTGGACTCCCAAGATGATCATGATCACCGCCAACGAAGGTGGCAGGCATCGTGCTTATGCAGAGATGCTGGGAGTAGACGAATACCTGAGAAAGCCATTTTCGATGGATAAACTTCTGGACAGCGTGAAAAAACACTGTCCACTGGAAACTGTAGACACGACTCCCGCACCTACAGAAAGTGAATCACCCTGA
- a CDS encoding HTTM domain-containing protein has protein sequence MIAVLTSLFHYLSRLPGAMVRAWDRFFFTPTDPIMLGFIRILVGSILFYIHISCVPVVLDFIGPQAWVDEDVYAEIRALPEHDKYKLNAKEPSQSDLDQQAVRRVGMLPFGFSLWYVVTDPFWIKVTYFAGIGCVALFTVGWMTRFTGILSWAFHVSYMHRAMMIWFGMDAMISFMMLYLCISPCGKVLSLDTLLAYRRSRAQWNSQQPLWSATVALRLMQIHMCIVYFIAGIAKLQGSTWWNGIATWITMNSPLFNEGLDISWLTDTRLGEWFWHYFSFITTYVTLAFEICFPFLIWNRYLRPWVLFGAVVLHVGIGLFMGLGGFGAIMLAGCMSFVPASGVRWFLQSIFGQNSNEKLP, from the coding sequence ATGATTGCAGTTCTAACATCTCTGTTTCATTATCTTTCTCGCCTGCCTGGCGCAATGGTTCGTGCTTGGGATCGGTTTTTCTTTACCCCCACAGATCCCATCATGCTTGGATTCATCCGGATTCTGGTAGGCTCCATCCTGTTCTACATTCATATTTCCTGTGTTCCTGTAGTGCTTGATTTCATCGGGCCGCAAGCCTGGGTTGATGAAGATGTCTATGCCGAGATACGTGCATTGCCTGAGCATGATAAGTACAAACTGAATGCTAAAGAGCCATCACAGAGTGATCTGGATCAGCAGGCAGTCCGGCGTGTGGGTATGTTGCCTTTTGGATTTTCACTCTGGTATGTGGTGACCGATCCATTCTGGATAAAAGTTACCTATTTTGCAGGTATAGGTTGTGTCGCATTATTTACTGTTGGATGGATGACACGCTTCACGGGAATCCTTTCGTGGGCCTTCCATGTCAGTTACATGCATCGTGCTATGATGATCTGGTTCGGCATGGATGCCATGATCAGTTTCATGATGCTCTATCTGTGCATCAGCCCGTGTGGCAAAGTACTTTCACTCGATACGTTGCTTGCTTATCGCCGTAGTCGTGCACAATGGAATTCGCAACAGCCTTTGTGGTCAGCTACGGTAGCGTTGAGACTGATGCAAATCCATATGTGCATCGTCTATTTCATTGCAGGTATTGCCAAGCTGCAAGGCAGCACCTGGTGGAATGGCATAGCAACTTGGATCACTATGAACTCGCCACTTTTCAATGAAGGGCTGGATATCAGTTGGCTGACTGATACCAGATTGGGCGAGTGGTTCTGGCATTATTTCAGCTTCATAACGACCTATGTAACATTGGCATTTGAAATCTGTTTTCCTTTTCTCATCTGGAATCGTTATCTCAGGCCTTGGGTGTTATTTGGGGCAGTTGTTTTGCATGTCGGAATAGGTTTGTTCATGGGACTGGGTGGATTTGGCGCCATCATGCTTGCAGGTTGTATGTCTTTTGTTCCAGCATCTGGCGTGAGATGGTTTCTCCAATCGATATTTGGACAAAATTCAAATGAAAAGCTGCCTTGA
- a CDS encoding U32 family peptidase produces the protein MPASAHKPELLAPAGDWDCIKAAVANGADAVYFGLTTFNARHRAHNFEPDELPKLMNYLHERGVKGYVTFNILIFSDEFEAVLELLERIQLAETDAVIVQDVGLAWALKQLMPALHVHASTQMSLTDSLGISLVKSLDIQRVILARELSIAEISKVHHASDIPIEVFVHGALCVAYSGQCLTSETLGGRSANRGQCAQACRMPYDLYVDGKHRELNAKSYLLSPQDLAAYDLVQSLAQHGVVSLKIEGRLKQPDYVAATVKAYRKAIDSIVQEDKSSTATTIQDVLTRQEVLELEQTFSRGLSHGFLTGINHQTLVPGRSPKKRGVRIGNVLGTTSHGVVVQLSDASIPTDWLVKPGDGVVFDEGKPEENETGGRVWKILNPHARRSDLVELQFDRESINISHIAAGTIVWKTDDPALRKKLEKSFARDKPIERNRVHAHLEGRLNSYVKLTLTTDDVESASATWPGPLTLAQKHPTARPVVFDQLSRLGDTPYKLEGLKLDLPDNVMLPKSVLNELRRQAVVQLLLNREMKNKPHQISVIPMKKRLAEWRQQLFNSFQPLQTHPDAQLCLLIRSLEQLGMVVEYISSHPDHKPAIVYCDFEDIRKYRDAIQQARIADIRIGVATLRVIKPGEESWLRLIASYQPDVILARNLSSIAYFKRYAAHIPIIGDFSLNIVNDATTHWYLKQQLQRITPGYDLNWVQIQSLLQRVRPEWFEVVVHYHMPMFHNEHCVFAALLSQGKDWRDCGRPCDRHRVELKDHLGARFPVMADAGCRNTVYHDVPQSAAEYIPSMIKLGVRQFRIELLHETHEQLETLLETYFNILHGREDGKHAWQKLKATQQLGVTRGTLQLV, from the coding sequence ATGCCCGCATCTGCACATAAGCCTGAACTGCTTGCCCCTGCAGGCGATTGGGATTGCATCAAGGCAGCGGTGGCAAATGGTGCGGATGCTGTCTATTTCGGTTTGACAACCTTTAACGCCCGTCATCGTGCCCATAATTTCGAACCTGATGAATTACCCAAGCTGATGAACTATCTCCATGAACGGGGAGTTAAAGGGTATGTCACCTTCAACATTCTTATCTTTTCTGATGAATTCGAAGCAGTTCTCGAGTTGCTGGAACGCATCCAACTTGCAGAAACCGATGCAGTCATCGTGCAGGACGTTGGCCTGGCATGGGCTTTGAAGCAATTGATGCCTGCACTTCATGTACACGCATCAACGCAAATGTCGCTGACTGATTCATTGGGTATTAGCCTGGTGAAGTCTCTGGATATTCAGCGAGTGATATTAGCCAGGGAACTCTCAATTGCTGAAATCAGCAAAGTGCATCATGCATCAGATATACCAATCGAAGTATTTGTGCATGGCGCCCTCTGTGTCGCCTACAGTGGGCAGTGTTTGACTTCCGAAACCCTTGGCGGGCGAAGCGCCAATCGCGGACAATGTGCCCAGGCGTGTCGCATGCCATATGATCTTTATGTTGATGGCAAACATCGAGAACTGAATGCGAAATCCTATCTACTCAGCCCGCAAGACCTGGCTGCCTATGATCTCGTTCAATCGCTGGCACAACACGGTGTGGTTAGCTTGAAAATCGAGGGGCGGCTAAAACAGCCTGACTATGTTGCTGCGACAGTTAAAGCCTATCGCAAGGCCATTGACAGCATTGTTCAAGAGGATAAATCGAGCACGGCTACCACAATTCAGGACGTACTGACACGTCAAGAAGTTCTAGAGCTGGAACAAACATTTTCACGCGGGTTATCACACGGCTTTCTTACTGGCATCAATCACCAGACACTGGTGCCTGGACGATCTCCCAAGAAACGAGGCGTCAGGATAGGCAATGTGCTTGGAACAACATCTCATGGCGTTGTTGTTCAATTGTCAGATGCCAGTATCCCTACTGATTGGCTCGTCAAACCTGGCGATGGTGTGGTTTTTGATGAAGGTAAACCTGAAGAAAATGAAACCGGGGGACGGGTATGGAAGATACTAAACCCCCATGCGAGAAGAAGCGATCTTGTTGAACTCCAATTTGATCGTGAATCAATTAATATCAGTCATATAGCAGCAGGCACCATTGTCTGGAAGACAGATGATCCAGCACTACGCAAGAAACTCGAAAAGAGCTTTGCAAGAGATAAGCCCATAGAGCGAAATAGGGTTCATGCTCATCTCGAAGGCAGATTAAACTCATATGTAAAATTAACCTTAACCACTGACGATGTGGAATCTGCATCAGCCACTTGGCCAGGGCCACTCACACTGGCGCAGAAACACCCTACCGCACGCCCAGTGGTGTTTGATCAGCTTTCTCGCCTGGGCGATACGCCATACAAACTCGAAGGACTGAAGCTTGATCTGCCCGATAACGTCATGCTTCCCAAAAGTGTACTGAACGAATTACGCAGACAAGCTGTGGTTCAATTGCTGTTAAATCGTGAAATGAAGAATAAGCCTCACCAGATTAGTGTCATTCCAATGAAGAAGCGACTAGCTGAATGGCGTCAACAGCTATTTAACTCATTTCAACCCTTACAGACACACCCTGATGCTCAATTATGCCTACTGATTCGTTCTCTGGAACAACTCGGTATGGTTGTGGAGTACATCAGTTCTCATCCAGACCATAAACCCGCGATCGTGTATTGTGACTTTGAAGATATCAGAAAGTATCGTGATGCAATTCAACAGGCACGGATTGCGGATATCCGCATCGGTGTCGCGACTCTTCGTGTCATCAAGCCTGGTGAAGAAAGCTGGCTGAGGTTGATTGCAAGTTATCAACCTGATGTGATTTTGGCTAGAAACCTTTCAAGTATAGCCTATTTCAAACGATATGCTGCTCACATACCAATCATTGGCGACTTTTCTCTCAACATCGTCAATGACGCAACTACACACTGGTATCTCAAACAACAACTCCAGCGCATTACGCCTGGTTACGATCTCAACTGGGTGCAGATACAGTCGTTATTGCAGCGAGTCAGGCCGGAATGGTTTGAAGTGGTTGTGCATTATCACATGCCCATGTTCCATAATGAGCACTGCGTATTTGCTGCACTGCTTTCGCAGGGTAAAGACTGGCGTGATTGCGGGAGACCGTGTGATCGGCATCGGGTTGAATTGAAAGATCACCTGGGAGCAAGGTTCCCTGTGATGGCTGATGCCGGTTGTCGGAACACGGTGTATCACGATGTGCCACAATCAGCAGCAGAATATATCCCCTCAATGATCAAGCTGGGAGTCAGACAATTCAGGATTGAACTACTGCACGAAACCCACGAACAACTGGAGACCCTGCTCGAAACCTATTTCAATATTCTGCATGGCAGAGAAGATGGCAAGCATGCCTGGCAGAAACTGAAAGCAACTCAACAACTCGGAGTTACCCGCGGCACATTGCAACTGGTTTAG
- the queF gene encoding NADPH-dependent 7-cyano-7-deazaguanine reductase QueF yields the protein MTPTTEPPSRSILDPIPNQYPQRDYLINIRCPEFTSVCPKTGQPDFGTLNFSYIPDQVIVELKSLKLYLQAYRNVGIFYEVVVNRILDDFVQVIQPRKLTLTGEFTPRGGISSVITVEYAKEK from the coding sequence ATGACACCAACGACTGAACCGCCATCCAGATCTATTCTTGATCCAATTCCCAACCAGTATCCTCAGCGTGATTATCTGATAAACATCCGGTGCCCTGAGTTTACTTCGGTTTGTCCCAAAACAGGTCAGCCTGACTTTGGCACGTTGAATTTCAGCTATATTCCGGATCAGGTCATTGTCGAACTGAAATCGCTGAAGCTTTATCTGCAGGCCTACAGAAACGTAGGAATATTTTACGAAGTGGTTGTTAATCGCATCCTGGATGATTTTGTTCAAGTCATTCAGCCACGTAAACTGACTCTCACGGGTGAATTTACACCACGAGGCGGCATCAGCTCTGTTATCACCGTTGAGTATGCCAAGGAAAAATAA
- a CDS encoding peptidase: MHRRTFLSATVATLTAGTSAFPEGTNKSGTRNPIFTAGDRRYECIHDCYTLPSTHQWQTSHGLCFDSSGFAYVIMQGHGGTPAQDTVHVFDPQGKYVRSFGKEYHPGGHGIDARKEGSEEFLYLCDVHHNQVIKTNLKGEQVWKLNAPTEPNVYDGKKKYKPTNVAFTDDGGFFIGDGYGSSYIHHYSKDAKWLRTFGGSGKDLNGLMTPHGLWIDNRPGRKGLLAIADRGNNRIVYTSLNGDTIGVVPGIEAPCNIDFHQELAVIPELNGRVTLLGKNNEILARFGDDAAWIAEVKKHKIRNDPKQWVSGKFVHPHDACFDVHGNIYVVEWVQTGRITKLKLL, encoded by the coding sequence ATGCACCGTCGAACTTTCCTTTCAGCTACAGTTGCTACGCTAACTGCCGGTACATCAGCATTTCCAGAAGGTACCAACAAGTCAGGCACTCGGAACCCGATCTTTACGGCTGGCGATCGACGGTATGAGTGCATTCACGATTGTTATACCTTACCTTCCACTCATCAATGGCAAACCAGCCATGGACTCTGCTTCGATAGTTCTGGCTTTGCTTACGTAATCATGCAGGGGCATGGCGGCACTCCTGCCCAAGACACTGTTCATGTTTTTGATCCACAAGGCAAGTACGTTCGATCCTTTGGCAAAGAGTACCATCCAGGTGGACATGGCATTGATGCCCGCAAGGAGGGAAGTGAGGAGTTTCTCTATCTCTGTGACGTTCATCACAATCAGGTCATCAAAACCAATTTGAAAGGCGAACAGGTCTGGAAGTTGAATGCACCTACGGAACCCAATGTCTATGATGGGAAAAAGAAGTACAAGCCTACCAATGTTGCATTTACTGATGACGGTGGCTTTTTTATTGGTGATGGATACGGCTCCAGCTACATACACCATTATTCCAAAGATGCGAAATGGCTGAGGACCTTTGGCGGGAGCGGCAAAGACCTCAACGGCTTAATGACCCCGCATGGCTTGTGGATTGACAATCGACCAGGCCGAAAAGGATTGCTGGCCATCGCCGACCGGGGCAACAATCGCATTGTCTACACCAGCTTAAACGGCGATACCATCGGCGTAGTCCCTGGTATTGAAGCGCCTTGTAACATTGACTTCCATCAGGAACTGGCGGTTATTCCAGAATTAAATGGCCGCGTGACTTTGCTGGGCAAAAACAACGAAATCCTTGCACGCTTTGGTGATGATGCAGCCTGGATTGCAGAAGTCAAAAAACACAAAATACGTAACGACCCCAAGCAATGGGTTTCTGGAAAATTTGTGCATCCACATGATGCATGCTTTGATGTACATGGGAACATCTACGTGGTAGAGTGGGTGCAGACAGGCAGGATAACAAAACTCAAACTTCTGTAG